Proteins from one Microbacterium hatanonis genomic window:
- a CDS encoding DNA helicase translates to MSLSRKRKKQLRKLQDQASKLWESQQVLVGESAHVAREAGRQLGYFGREQVVPTVQDSYQKYAAPYVDRSVDYSKHVLSDKVVPAAGAVVGSALSVWDAAHDTRDRIAKGRGLELPDAKKYAKRADKYGKKATRKLSKKLSVQPRHDGISAGGVIAIILGVAAAVGVAYAAWQTLRADDELWVADDPLRAPDA, encoded by the coding sequence GTGAGCCTCAGCCGTAAGCGCAAAAAGCAACTCCGCAAGCTTCAGGATCAGGCATCGAAGCTGTGGGAATCGCAGCAGGTCCTCGTCGGGGAGAGCGCGCACGTCGCGCGTGAAGCCGGACGCCAGTTGGGTTACTTCGGCCGCGAGCAGGTCGTACCCACCGTGCAGGACTCGTACCAGAAGTACGCCGCTCCCTATGTCGACCGCAGCGTCGACTACTCCAAGCACGTGCTGTCCGACAAGGTCGTGCCGGCCGCCGGCGCCGTCGTCGGATCCGCGCTGTCGGTGTGGGACGCCGCACACGACACCCGTGACCGCATCGCCAAGGGCCGCGGTCTCGAGCTCCCCGACGCGAAGAAGTACGCCAAGCGCGCCGACAAGTACGGCAAGAAGGCGACGCGGAAGCTCTCGAAGAAGCTCTCCGTTCAGCCCCGCCACGACGGCATCAGCGCCGGTGGCGTGATCGCCATCATCCTCGGCGTCGCCGCCGCCGTGGGCGTGGCCTATGCCGCGTGGCAGACGCTGCGCGCCGACGACGAGCTGTGGGTGGCCGACGACCCGCTGCGCGCCCCCGACGCGTGA
- a CDS encoding aminoacyl-tRNA deacylase → MTPDPTERVRSAAAERGLDIEVRERPAAHSLVDAAALLGIRPADIVKTLVVKRSDDTFLFALVPGDRAISWPKLRAVVGVNKLRLPEPEIALAATGYERGTIVPIGSSTDWPIFADERIVGTRIAMGAGAHGFSLFVDADALIEAYGATVADISGELPAS, encoded by the coding sequence GTGACGCCGGATCCCACGGAGCGCGTGCGCTCAGCCGCCGCCGAGCGAGGGCTCGACATCGAGGTGCGAGAGCGCCCCGCGGCTCACAGCCTCGTCGATGCCGCCGCGCTCCTGGGGATCCGTCCCGCTGACATCGTCAAGACCCTCGTCGTGAAACGGTCGGACGACACTTTCCTGTTCGCCCTCGTGCCCGGGGATCGCGCTATCTCCTGGCCGAAGCTGCGTGCGGTCGTCGGTGTCAACAAACTCCGCCTGCCGGAGCCGGAGATCGCCCTCGCGGCGACCGGTTACGAGCGCGGAACGATCGTTCCCATCGGCAGCTCCACCGATTGGCCGATCTTCGCCGATGAGCGCATCGTGGGCACCCGGATCGCCATGGGAGCCGGTGCCCACGGGTTCAGTCTGTTCGTCGACGCCGACGCTCTCATCGAGGCGTATGGCGCGACCGTCGCCGACATCTCCGGCGAACTTCCGGCGTCCTAG
- a CDS encoding NUDIX hydrolase, whose translation MDTRVAAYAVVVDADDRMLLAHWNEGRRAAWTLPGGGLEPGEDPEHAVRREVREETGYRVSVDGLLGIHSRVIPASSRLTADAPGPLHTLRIVYRAHIVGGRLRNELDGSTDRAAWFALPDVRHLQKVKLVEIALKMAGR comes from the coding sequence ATGGATACCAGGGTCGCCGCATACGCTGTCGTCGTCGACGCCGACGATCGGATGCTGCTCGCACACTGGAACGAGGGTCGCCGCGCGGCGTGGACGCTCCCCGGCGGAGGGCTCGAACCGGGCGAAGACCCCGAGCACGCCGTGCGCCGCGAGGTGCGTGAAGAGACCGGCTACCGGGTCTCGGTCGACGGCCTGCTGGGCATTCATTCGCGCGTGATCCCGGCGTCGAGCCGGCTGACGGCCGATGCCCCCGGTCCGCTGCACACGCTGCGGATCGTGTATCGCGCGCACATCGTGGGCGGGCGCCTGCGCAACGAGCTCGACGGTTCCACCGATCGCGCAGCATGGTTCGCCCTACCGGACGTGCGTCACCTGCAGAAGGTCAAGCTCGTCGAGATCGCGCTCAAGATGGCCGGTCGCTAG
- a CDS encoding TetR/AcrR family transcriptional regulator, with protein MAPRTPEAARLLALAADYMLRHGISGVSLSRLAKDIGSNNRMLLYYFGSKDELFTAAIQTAYQRFPGLHGLMSALQDGDGGLEERIAYGWRTIRAEEHRAYVALLFESFSIAVREPADNKKQIAAVGSEWPAGLTALFVMHGREPVAARRQATQLLALWRGLQFMLLEGTDVAELDDAHDRAVTAMFGGGARSAVSGV; from the coding sequence ATGGCTCCCCGAACGCCCGAAGCCGCCCGGCTCCTCGCGCTCGCGGCCGACTACATGCTGCGGCATGGAATCAGCGGTGTCTCCCTCTCGCGACTGGCGAAGGACATCGGGTCGAACAATCGGATGCTGCTGTACTACTTCGGCTCGAAGGACGAGCTCTTCACCGCCGCCATCCAGACGGCCTATCAACGGTTCCCGGGTCTGCACGGCCTGATGAGCGCCTTGCAAGACGGCGACGGCGGACTGGAGGAGCGCATCGCCTACGGCTGGCGCACCATCCGTGCGGAAGAGCACCGGGCCTATGTCGCGCTGTTGTTCGAGTCGTTCTCCATCGCCGTGCGCGAGCCCGCCGACAACAAGAAGCAGATCGCCGCGGTCGGGTCCGAATGGCCGGCCGGTCTCACCGCTCTCTTCGTCATGCACGGACGTGAGCCCGTTGCGGCCCGGCGCCAGGCCACCCAGCTGCTCGCCCTCTGGCGTGGGCTGCAGTTCATGCTCCTCGAGGGCACCGACGTCGCCGAACTCGACGATGCCCACGACCGTGCGGTCACCGCGATGTTCGGTGGCGGAGCACGCTCCGCGGTCTCAGGAGTCTGA
- a CDS encoding NtaA/DmoA family FMN-dependent monooxygenase (This protein belongs to a clade of FMN-dependent monooxygenases, within a broader family of flavin-dependent oxidoreductases, the luciferase-like monooxygenase (LMM) family, some of whose members use coenzyme F420 rather than FMN.), with translation MSLHFGVFEVYGPQVGGTLSWPHPLSDSIDFADSQHWVDIAQIMDRTGYDFLFFADGFGYPILGDDIALGAVERGINFSGYDPAGLVPILMRETTGLGFVITANTGVDHPVQLARRFSTLDAISNGRFGWNVVTGSSQNAVAELFGHTEMVPHDVRYAIAAEYVELAKKYWEESWSDDALVADPVRGIYADRTGITRVTYDGEHYRSDGYFGAPPTRQRTPVIFQAGTSPAGRAFAATHAECVFVQATVPAHTARNVAHIREVAAEQGREDPRIMSGLTVVVAETSQEAHRLAAEFDAMQTDDVVATLYAGNTGIDLLALDPERTLHQVLEAGGPVGQMGTSNIERFLGSNGAPAPTVREIIDDLKGKGTRGFRIVGDPHKVADGIEALAAETGLDGFLIEPVFGTRDIAAFGELVLPILRERGRLADRVDGETLRERMRR, from the coding sequence ATGAGCCTGCATTTCGGAGTCTTCGAGGTCTACGGACCGCAGGTGGGGGGAACCCTCAGCTGGCCGCACCCCCTCAGCGACTCGATCGACTTCGCCGACTCCCAGCACTGGGTAGACATCGCGCAGATCATGGATCGGACCGGGTACGACTTCCTCTTCTTCGCCGACGGCTTCGGTTATCCGATCCTCGGTGACGACATCGCCCTCGGAGCAGTCGAGCGCGGGATCAACTTCTCGGGCTACGACCCCGCGGGGCTCGTCCCGATCCTGATGCGTGAGACCACCGGCCTTGGGTTCGTGATCACGGCGAACACCGGGGTCGACCATCCCGTGCAGCTGGCCCGGCGGTTCTCCACCCTCGATGCGATCTCGAACGGACGGTTCGGCTGGAACGTCGTGACCGGCTCCTCGCAGAACGCCGTCGCCGAACTCTTCGGGCACACCGAGATGGTGCCGCACGACGTGCGCTACGCGATCGCGGCGGAGTACGTCGAGCTCGCGAAGAAGTACTGGGAGGAGTCGTGGTCGGATGACGCTCTCGTCGCCGACCCGGTGCGCGGGATCTACGCGGACCGCACGGGGATCACGCGGGTGACCTACGACGGGGAGCACTACCGCAGCGACGGATACTTCGGGGCGCCCCCGACGCGGCAGCGGACGCCCGTCATCTTCCAGGCGGGGACGTCGCCGGCCGGGCGCGCTTTCGCGGCGACCCACGCCGAGTGCGTCTTCGTGCAGGCCACCGTCCCCGCGCACACCGCCCGCAACGTGGCGCACATCCGGGAGGTCGCTGCGGAGCAGGGTCGCGAAGACCCGCGGATCATGTCCGGACTCACCGTCGTGGTCGCCGAGACATCGCAGGAGGCGCACCGCCTGGCCGCGGAGTTCGACGCCATGCAGACCGACGACGTCGTCGCGACCCTCTACGCCGGCAATACGGGTATCGACCTCCTGGCACTCGACCCCGAGCGCACCCTTCACCAGGTGCTCGAGGCCGGCGGCCCGGTGGGGCAGATGGGTACGAGCAACATCGAGCGGTTCCTCGGCTCGAACGGCGCACCCGCGCCGACCGTCCGGGAGATCATCGACGACCTGAAAGGGAAGGGAACCCGGGGCTTCCGCATCGTCGGCGACCCGCACAAGGTAGCCGACGGCATCGAGGCATTGGCGGCCGAGACCGGGCTCGACGGCTTCCTCATCGAGCCCGTCTTCGGCACCCGAGACATCGCCGCATTCGGAGAGCTCGTGCTTCCGATCCTGCGCGAGCGCGGACGGCTGGCCGACCGTGTCGATGGCGAAACGCTGCGCGAGCGGATGCGTCGGTGA